Proteins co-encoded in one Rhodococcus sp. PAMC28707 genomic window:
- a CDS encoding nucleotide pyrophosphatase/phosphodiesterase family protein, translating to MLLNPRYGSASLADVVPSILAHLGAVGEVDRIGLDLGGVRRVCVLLVDGLGSEQLSAHPEDAPFLNSHSSSAITAGFPTTTATSLSSFGTGLPPGSHGIMGYLVAAPGHKRLMNSLQWKLVGAGKSEGLPVDLVPENFQPTPTAFERGLESGVRVAHIGPSMQNGSGLTRAALRGPSFHASVSIGDLGAQVGDIFDSPGPTLVYAYYGDLDLVGHVRGPQSLAWRLELGHVDDLAQAIAERLPDDGALVVVADHGMVEVENRIDYDTSVELQQAIQLLGGEPRMRYLYTREGARDDVAATWQEHLGAGFRVIARDEAIDLGWFGPTVSTDAYGRIGDLLVLANDRSVVIRSRTEVSASALRGHHGSLTSAELMIPALVIRRKR from the coding sequence ATGCTCTTGAATCCGCGCTATGGGTCTGCATCGTTGGCCGATGTGGTGCCCTCGATACTTGCTCATCTCGGTGCCGTCGGTGAGGTGGATCGAATCGGTCTGGACTTGGGAGGCGTTCGCCGAGTGTGTGTGCTCCTTGTCGACGGCCTGGGTTCGGAGCAACTCTCGGCCCACCCCGAAGACGCACCGTTCCTCAACTCTCATTCGTCGTCAGCGATCACCGCAGGCTTCCCCACTACGACAGCAACCAGCCTGAGTTCATTCGGTACCGGGCTACCGCCGGGCTCGCACGGAATCATGGGGTACCTCGTCGCCGCTCCCGGCCACAAGCGATTGATGAACAGCCTGCAATGGAAGCTCGTCGGTGCTGGAAAATCCGAAGGGCTTCCGGTCGACCTCGTTCCCGAGAACTTTCAGCCCACCCCGACGGCCTTCGAGCGTGGCCTCGAATCCGGTGTGAGGGTGGCGCATATCGGACCGTCGATGCAGAACGGTTCGGGACTTACCCGCGCTGCGCTGCGTGGGCCGTCGTTTCACGCGTCGGTGTCCATCGGAGATCTAGGAGCCCAGGTCGGTGACATCTTCGATTCACCCGGTCCGACTTTGGTCTACGCCTACTACGGAGATCTCGACCTGGTCGGTCATGTTCGTGGTCCGCAGTCGCTCGCGTGGCGGCTGGAGCTCGGTCACGTCGACGATCTCGCGCAGGCGATCGCCGAGCGCCTTCCAGATGACGGTGCATTGGTAGTGGTCGCAGATCACGGGATGGTCGAAGTCGAGAACAGAATCGACTACGACACCTCCGTCGAACTACAGCAAGCAATTCAGCTCTTAGGTGGAGAGCCGCGGATGCGCTATCTGTATACCCGCGAAGGAGCCAGAGACGACGTAGCGGCGACGTGGCAGGAGCACCTCGGCGCCGGCTTTCGCGTCATAGCAAGGGACGAGGCCATCGATCTCGGATGGTTCGGCCCCACTGTCTCTACGGACGCCTACGGACGAATTGGCGACCTTCTGGTGCTGGCGAACGATCGGTCCGTCGTGATTCGGAGTCGGACGGAAGTCTCGGCATCGGCGCTCCGCGGACACCATGGGTCGTTGACGTCAGCTGAACTCATGATTCCGGCCCTGGTCATCCGTAGGAAGCGCTGA
- a CDS encoding adenylate/guanylate cyclase domain-containing protein, with amino-acid sequence MPQPRRSVAPLGSRLLGDISESPRRRRIRIQMLLTTFLLGANLIGAVIVVTLVSVVVPGPDVLVVEKYWWVNFIVVPVYVFLAFVVGVLWGTTRALRDLRWSVEDRPPTRREQVNTLSMPWQLTRLQIILWTVGLILITTINGIIDPQSIPKVAFTIGAGGTVVCAFSYLLSEFALRPAAARALEAGDPRRIRIAGVMGRSILSWILGTGVPVAGLMIIAIFSFIRPYYTESRQLAVAILALGGITLIFGFFLTLLGVFATTAPISNVRSGMAEVEHGNLDVHLAVYDGTELGELQSGFNRMADGIREREKIRDLFGRHVGQEVAEAALSQTSELGGEERDIAVFFIDLVGSTELAASSPPKEVVDLLNRFFAVVVDEVDDHGGFINKFEGDAALAIFGAPGELPDHCGSALAAARKISTRLLDEVPECSAAVGVASGRAVAGNVGAKSRFEYTVIGDPVNEAARLSELAKSAPGAILASQVTVDNATEAEASLWELGDSVTLRGRSVHTVLASPR; translated from the coding sequence ATGCCGCAACCGAGACGATCCGTCGCACCTCTCGGATCCCGCCTACTCGGCGACATATCCGAATCACCCCGTCGCCGTCGTATACGCATTCAAATGCTCCTCACTACGTTCCTGCTCGGAGCCAATCTGATCGGCGCCGTCATCGTCGTTACTTTGGTCAGTGTCGTCGTTCCCGGGCCGGATGTTCTCGTCGTCGAGAAATATTGGTGGGTCAACTTCATAGTCGTTCCGGTCTACGTCTTCTTGGCATTTGTCGTCGGGGTGCTCTGGGGCACGACGAGAGCACTTCGAGACCTCCGCTGGTCCGTCGAGGACCGTCCACCGACACGCCGAGAACAGGTCAACACGTTGTCGATGCCGTGGCAGTTGACCCGACTGCAGATCATCCTGTGGACCGTCGGACTGATTCTGATCACCACTATCAACGGCATCATCGACCCTCAATCAATTCCCAAGGTGGCATTCACTATTGGCGCAGGTGGAACCGTGGTCTGCGCTTTCAGCTACCTGTTGAGCGAATTCGCGTTGCGGCCCGCTGCCGCCCGCGCACTCGAAGCAGGCGATCCACGTCGGATCCGGATCGCCGGAGTGATGGGCCGATCGATACTGTCCTGGATCCTCGGAACCGGTGTGCCGGTAGCAGGGCTGATGATCATCGCGATCTTCAGTTTCATCCGCCCGTACTACACCGAATCGCGTCAATTGGCTGTCGCGATCCTGGCGCTGGGTGGAATCACCCTGATATTCGGGTTCTTCCTGACACTTCTCGGAGTATTTGCCACAACCGCACCCATCAGCAACGTTCGATCCGGGATGGCAGAAGTCGAACACGGCAACCTCGACGTCCATCTGGCTGTATACGACGGCACCGAGCTAGGCGAGTTACAAAGCGGATTCAACAGAATGGCAGACGGAATCCGCGAGCGTGAGAAGATTCGCGACCTCTTCGGACGCCACGTCGGACAGGAAGTCGCCGAAGCTGCTCTCAGCCAAACCTCGGAGCTCGGCGGTGAAGAGCGCGACATCGCGGTGTTCTTCATAGACCTGGTCGGCTCGACGGAGCTTGCCGCATCCAGTCCCCCGAAAGAGGTCGTCGACCTTCTCAACCGCTTCTTCGCAGTCGTCGTCGACGAGGTCGACGACCACGGCGGCTTCATCAACAAATTCGAGGGCGACGCCGCTCTCGCGATTTTCGGTGCACCCGGCGAATTGCCCGACCACTGCGGCTCGGCACTAGCGGCGGCCCGAAAAATCAGTACTCGCTTGCTCGACGAAGTCCCCGAATGCAGTGCAGCAGTGGGCGTTGCATCCGGCCGTGCCGTAGCCGGCAACGTCGGAGCGAAATCGCGCTTCGAATACACAGTCATCGGTGACCCAGTCAACGAAGCTGCCAGGTTATCCGAACTCGCCAAGAGCGCTCCCGGTGCGATCCTTGCATCGCAGGTAACAGTCGACAACGCCACGGAGGCAGAAGCGTCGCTATGGGAGCTCGGCGACAGCGTGACACTGCGTGGACGATCCGTTCACACCGTCCTCGCCAGCCCGAGGTAA
- the nucS gene encoding endonuclease NucS, which translates to MRLVIARCQVDYVGRLTAHLPPARRLLLVKSDGSVSVHADDRAYKPLNWMSPPCWMTETTEGETIKWVVTNKAGEELRITIDEVELDSSHELGIDPGLVKDGVESHLQELLAEHVETLGTGYTLVRREFMTAIGPVDLLCRNADGGTVAVEIKRRGEIDGVEQLTRYLELLNRDPVLSPVSGVFAAQVIKPQAKTLAVDRGIRCVTLDYDVLRGTESTEFRLF; encoded by the coding sequence GTGCGTCTCGTAATTGCTCGTTGCCAAGTGGACTATGTCGGCCGCCTCACCGCCCATCTCCCCCCTGCTCGTCGTCTTCTTCTGGTGAAGTCCGACGGCTCGGTGAGTGTGCATGCGGACGATCGGGCGTACAAACCGTTGAACTGGATGAGCCCGCCGTGCTGGATGACCGAGACGACCGAGGGCGAGACGATCAAGTGGGTCGTGACGAACAAGGCCGGCGAGGAACTTCGAATCACGATCGACGAGGTCGAGCTCGACTCGAGTCATGAGCTGGGTATCGATCCGGGTTTGGTGAAAGACGGAGTCGAGTCTCATCTTCAGGAGTTGCTCGCCGAGCATGTCGAGACACTCGGTACCGGCTATACGCTTGTGCGTCGCGAATTCATGACGGCCATCGGCCCAGTTGATCTGCTTTGCCGCAATGCTGACGGCGGAACCGTGGCGGTGGAGATCAAGCGTCGTGGTGAGATCGATGGGGTCGAGCAGTTGACTCGCTATCTGGAACTGTTGAATCGGGATCCGGTGCTGTCACCGGTGAGTGGAGTGTTCGCGGCGCAGGTGATCAAGCCGCAAGCCAAAACGCTGGCCGTCGACCGTGGAATCCGATGCGTGACGCTCGACTACGACGTGCTGCGAGGGACCGAAAGCACCGAATTCCGTCTGTTCTGA
- a CDS encoding ATP/GTP-binding protein — MPRRNHDRKAVRKKAAGSPDSLLGGARVEGGPAGWSDEEFTFRTVPGNRATKTYRCPGCDHEVRPGVAHVVAWPSDDLGGPEDRRHWHTGCWSGRGTRGLTRRWS, encoded by the coding sequence GTGCCTCGACGGAACCACGACCGCAAAGCGGTCCGCAAGAAAGCAGCAGGATCTCCGGATTCGCTTCTCGGTGGCGCCCGGGTAGAGGGCGGACCGGCCGGATGGTCCGATGAGGAATTCACTTTTCGGACGGTGCCTGGGAACAGAGCTACGAAGACGTATCGCTGTCCAGGCTGTGATCACGAGGTGCGGCCTGGGGTCGCGCACGTGGTGGCGTGGCCGTCGGACGACCTGGGAGGCCCAGAGGACCGACGGCATTGGCACACAGGGTGTTGGTCTGGGAGAGGAACGAGGGGCCTGACCAGGCGCTGGTCGTAG
- the mce gene encoding methylmalonyl-CoA epimerase, producing the protein MTSTTQSPTGAPLRSDLVTAIDHVGVAVPDLDVAIAWYTEHLGMVATHEEVNEEQGVREAMLSFPGATSASAALQLLAPLNEESTIAKFIGRSGPGLQQLAYRVSSIEEISDQLRSRGVRLLYDAPRRGTADSRINFIHPKDAGGVLIELVEPSEKSVH; encoded by the coding sequence ATGACCTCCACCACGCAGTCTCCCACGGGTGCCCCACTCCGATCCGACCTGGTGACGGCTATCGACCACGTCGGCGTCGCTGTGCCGGACCTCGATGTCGCCATTGCCTGGTACACCGAACACCTCGGAATGGTGGCAACACACGAAGAAGTCAACGAGGAGCAGGGCGTCCGCGAAGCCATGTTGTCCTTTCCCGGCGCCACGTCGGCGTCGGCCGCACTTCAGTTGCTCGCACCGCTGAACGAAGAGTCGACCATCGCCAAGTTCATCGGACGTAGCGGACCCGGCCTGCAGCAACTGGCATACCGGGTCAGCAGCATCGAGGAAATCTCCGACCAACTACGCAGTCGTGGGGTTCGGCTGCTTTACGACGCACCTCGTCGCGGCACCGCAGATTCACGCATCAATTTCATTCACCCGAAAGATGCCGGTGGCGTACTCATCGAATTGGTGGAACCATCCGAGAAATCAGTTCATTGA
- a CDS encoding acetyl-CoA C-acetyltransferase: MTTSVIIAGARTPVGKLSGALKDLSGSDLGGIAIKGALEKAGVAPELVEYVIMGQVLTAGAGQIPARQAAVAAGIPMDVPALTINKVCLSGVDAIALADQLIRAGEFEVVVAGGQESMTQAPHMLEKSRAGFKYGDVTMRDHLAYDGLYDIFTDQAMGGLTESRNEGASASTREEQDAFAAASHQRAAAAWKNGIFDDEVVPVSIPQRKGDPIVVSQDEGIRADTTVDTLAKLRPAFSKTGTITAGNASTINDGAAAVIVMSRDKAESLGLTWIAEIGAHGVVAGPDSSLQSQPARAIAKACAKEGIDPKDLDLIEINEAFAAVGIASTRELGIDDAKVNVNGGAIAIGHPLGMSGARIALHLALELGRRGGGIGAAALCGGGGQGDALIVRVPKS; the protein is encoded by the coding sequence GTGACCACTTCTGTCATCATCGCCGGGGCTCGCACACCGGTAGGCAAGCTGTCCGGGGCGTTGAAGGACCTGTCCGGTTCGGACCTCGGCGGTATCGCAATAAAGGGTGCGCTCGAGAAAGCTGGTGTCGCGCCGGAACTCGTCGAGTACGTCATCATGGGCCAGGTTCTTACCGCAGGTGCAGGTCAGATCCCTGCTCGTCAGGCCGCTGTTGCCGCCGGTATTCCGATGGATGTGCCTGCGCTTACCATCAACAAGGTTTGCCTTTCCGGGGTCGACGCGATCGCCCTCGCTGATCAGCTGATCCGGGCAGGCGAGTTCGAGGTCGTAGTTGCCGGCGGTCAGGAGTCGATGACCCAGGCGCCGCACATGCTCGAAAAGTCTCGCGCGGGCTTCAAATACGGCGATGTGACGATGCGTGATCATCTGGCCTACGACGGCCTGTACGACATCTTCACCGATCAGGCGATGGGTGGACTCACCGAATCACGCAACGAAGGCGCCAGTGCCAGTACTCGTGAGGAACAGGACGCATTCGCGGCCGCATCTCATCAGCGCGCGGCTGCGGCATGGAAGAACGGGATCTTCGACGACGAGGTCGTTCCGGTCAGCATCCCGCAGCGCAAGGGCGACCCGATTGTGGTGTCCCAGGACGAAGGCATCCGCGCCGATACGACTGTCGATACTCTCGCCAAGCTTCGGCCGGCGTTCAGTAAGACCGGCACGATCACGGCCGGCAATGCCTCGACCATCAACGACGGTGCTGCAGCTGTGATCGTCATGAGCCGTGACAAGGCAGAGAGTCTCGGGCTGACGTGGATTGCCGAGATCGGTGCGCACGGTGTCGTGGCAGGCCCGGATTCCTCGCTGCAGAGCCAGCCTGCTCGGGCGATCGCCAAGGCGTGCGCCAAAGAAGGGATCGATCCGAAGGATCTCGATCTGATCGAGATCAACGAGGCTTTCGCTGCGGTAGGTATCGCATCCACCCGTGAACTCGGCATCGACGATGCCAAGGTCAACGTGAACGGTGGGGCAATTGCTATCGGGCACCCACTGGGAATGTCCGGCGCACGTATAGCGCTTCATCTTGCACTCGAGCTCGGACGTCGCGGCGGAGGAATCGGCGCGGCAGCATTGTGCGGTGGCGGCGGACAGGGCGATGCTCTGATCGTTCGAGTACCGAAGTCCTGA
- a CDS encoding DUF3817 domain-containing protein: protein MLTFFDLRTTAKRFRFFAVLEAFTWLGLLLGMAFKWLPADGNEIGVKVFGPIHGAVFVIYVLISILTAVKLRWDIKTSVLALLASIPPFGTVVFEIWATRTGRLAELSTSEPARAEGAVTPS, encoded by the coding sequence ATGCTGACCTTCTTCGACCTGCGTACCACGGCCAAGCGATTCCGATTTTTCGCAGTCCTCGAGGCCTTCACGTGGCTGGGTCTCCTGCTCGGAATGGCCTTCAAGTGGCTGCCTGCAGACGGCAACGAGATCGGTGTCAAAGTCTTCGGTCCGATTCACGGCGCAGTGTTCGTGATCTACGTCCTGATCTCGATCCTGACAGCAGTCAAACTTCGCTGGGATATCAAGACCAGTGTGCTCGCGCTTCTTGCCAGCATTCCGCCATTCGGTACTGTCGTCTTCGAGATTTGGGCCACGCGAACAGGTCGTCTCGCCGAGCTGAGCACGTCCGAACCTGCTCGTGCCGAGGGCGCAGTCACACCCTCGTAG
- a CDS encoding tetratricopeptide repeat protein, whose amino-acid sequence MAGAVDLSALKDRPAPPPATGSDDSSAGLASIVDVTTANFEAEVLQRSSQVPVIVDLGSARSPQSAALTRQLGQLALEAGGAWVHARVDVDSNPQIAQAFGVKAIPTVIAVAAGQPLADFEGSQPDEQLRKWLEAVEQATAGKLTGPPNSGNDGGEDEPEPEDPRFVAAEEAIDEGDFVAAEAAYQAIIDAEPANTEALAALRQVRFLARVQHVDVDAVERADAAPSDVTAQIEAADVELSQQKPEAAFARLIAGIKKTAGDERTQLRTRLLELFELFDAADPMVVAARRKLASALY is encoded by the coding sequence ATCGCAGGGGCCGTCGACCTCTCCGCTCTGAAGGATCGTCCGGCGCCGCCGCCTGCTACGGGGAGCGACGACTCTTCAGCAGGATTGGCTTCCATCGTCGATGTGACGACCGCCAACTTCGAGGCGGAGGTCCTACAACGGTCCTCGCAGGTCCCGGTGATCGTAGATCTCGGGTCGGCTCGATCTCCACAGTCTGCTGCGCTGACTCGGCAACTGGGTCAGTTGGCGCTCGAGGCGGGCGGGGCTTGGGTGCACGCCCGTGTGGACGTCGACAGCAACCCGCAAATTGCGCAAGCGTTCGGCGTCAAGGCCATTCCGACGGTCATCGCGGTAGCAGCAGGGCAGCCACTCGCTGATTTCGAGGGCTCGCAACCCGATGAACAGCTGCGAAAATGGCTCGAGGCTGTCGAGCAAGCAACGGCGGGCAAGCTCACCGGCCCGCCCAACTCGGGTAACGACGGCGGCGAGGATGAACCCGAGCCGGAGGACCCGCGTTTCGTCGCAGCCGAGGAGGCAATCGACGAGGGCGACTTCGTTGCTGCCGAAGCTGCGTATCAAGCGATCATCGACGCCGAGCCGGCGAACACGGAGGCGCTTGCTGCGCTTCGCCAGGTGCGCTTTCTCGCACGAGTCCAACACGTCGACGTCGACGCCGTGGAACGCGCAGACGCGGCGCCGTCCGACGTGACGGCTCAGATCGAAGCTGCTGACGTAGAGCTGTCTCAGCAGAAACCCGAAGCTGCGTTCGCACGGCTCATCGCCGGCATCAAGAAGACGGCAGGTGACGAGCGCACCCAACTGCGGACGCGGTTACTCGAACTCTTCGAGTTGTTCGATGCTGCGGACCCGATGGTGGTGGCCGCCCGTCGAAAGCTGGCTTCTGCGCTGTACTGA
- a CDS encoding metallopeptidase translates to MSGGRTRHTLWMTAVITMMVVSGCGSSVDGRAVSIYDNPFTVAGLPVTDGPSGPRPGTPHSTLEVRNAEGTDSDILATDAIDDIQRYWAQTYPELFKGTFAPVSALISWDAGEDEDAGIRFCGDRTGGIPNAAYCARDDTIGWDRTILLPALIDAFGPMSVVMVIAHEYGHAVQYQSGLIGEDTPTIVAEQQADCFAGAFVRHVAEGDSVHFTINTSDGLNGVLAATVAVRDVDPNDPDSVHGTAFERVTAVQIGFTDGAAACTEIDEAEIESRRADLPQQFSNAADDGELPVTVETLEAFVRSFESLLTLQNPPTVTYAGSDTDCPDDTSTEPVSYCASTNTIGVDVDALAELGTAERPRRGDVIPLNVAGDYSAYVLFASRYTLAVQNEAGQPLDNPQTALRSACLAGVITAGLSAENRTSTSELEVWLSPGDLDEAVSGLLSDGLTASDIDGVTLPSGFSRVDAFRSGVLGGREQCNTRYR, encoded by the coding sequence ATGAGTGGCGGTCGTACCCGACACACACTGTGGATGACCGCCGTGATCACCATGATGGTTGTAAGTGGATGTGGCTCCTCGGTCGACGGGCGGGCAGTGTCGATCTACGACAACCCTTTCACCGTGGCTGGGTTACCGGTCACGGATGGGCCGAGCGGGCCGCGTCCAGGAACACCACATTCGACGCTCGAGGTGCGCAATGCCGAGGGCACGGATTCCGACATTCTCGCCACTGACGCCATAGACGACATCCAGCGGTACTGGGCACAGACCTACCCGGAACTGTTCAAGGGCACCTTCGCCCCTGTGTCGGCACTCATTTCTTGGGACGCAGGAGAAGACGAGGACGCGGGCATCAGGTTCTGTGGGGACAGAACCGGCGGAATTCCCAACGCTGCGTACTGCGCACGCGACGACACCATCGGCTGGGATCGAACGATTTTGCTGCCCGCATTGATCGACGCCTTCGGTCCGATGTCGGTCGTCATGGTCATCGCACACGAATACGGCCATGCCGTGCAGTATCAGTCCGGTCTGATCGGCGAGGATACCCCGACGATTGTTGCCGAGCAGCAGGCCGACTGTTTCGCCGGTGCCTTCGTTCGGCATGTCGCCGAAGGGGATTCGGTACATTTCACCATCAACACCTCCGATGGCCTCAACGGCGTACTCGCCGCAACCGTCGCAGTCCGCGACGTCGATCCCAACGATCCGGATTCGGTCCACGGCACCGCCTTCGAACGTGTCACCGCAGTACAGATCGGATTCACCGACGGGGCTGCGGCCTGTACCGAGATCGACGAAGCCGAGATCGAATCGCGCCGAGCGGATCTCCCCCAGCAGTTCAGCAACGCCGCCGACGACGGCGAGCTTCCGGTCACCGTGGAGACGCTGGAAGCATTCGTCCGGTCGTTCGAAAGCCTGCTGACACTGCAGAACCCACCCACCGTCACCTATGCAGGGTCGGACACCGATTGCCCGGACGACACCTCGACCGAGCCGGTGTCCTACTGCGCCTCGACCAACACCATCGGCGTGGACGTCGATGCCCTCGCCGAACTCGGTACAGCCGAGCGTCCACGGCGCGGAGACGTCATTCCCCTCAACGTAGCCGGTGACTACAGCGCATACGTACTGTTCGCTTCGCGCTACACGCTTGCTGTCCAGAACGAGGCAGGCCAACCGCTCGACAACCCGCAGACTGCATTGCGATCAGCCTGCTTGGCCGGCGTCATCACCGCAGGTCTGAGCGCCGAGAACAGAACCAGCACTTCCGAACTGGAAGTGTGGCTCTCCCCTGGCGACCTCGACGAGGCCGTCTCCGGCCTACTCAGCGACGGATTGACCGCCAGCGATATCGATGGAGTGACGCTTCCCAGCGGCTTCTCTCGCGTCGACGCATTCCGGTCGGGTGTGCTCGGCGGACGCGAGCAGTGCAACACCCGCTATCGCTGA
- the glgB gene encoding 1,4-alpha-glucan branching protein GlgB encodes MTDNPTTTDIASPSSNDLDLLAQGTHYDPHSVLGAHPVPGGTAIRALKPNAESVVARIGGVDHPLTHVAHGVFSVVVPFTDLVDYRLVVTWPGGYTAESADGYRFLPTLGELDLHLFGEGRHERLWDILGAHEQNYTTPDGDVSGTSFAVWAPAAAGVTVVGSFDGWSGQSWPMRALGSTGVWELFVPDVGPGTIYKYRVHGSDGVVRDKADPMAFATEIPPATGSIVASSEFEWSDDDWLAARAEIEPTRAPMSVYEVHLASWRPGLDYRQLAVQLAEYMLETGFTHVELLPVAEHPFGGSWGYQVTSYYAPTSRFGSPDDFRFFVDHLHEAGIGVLVDWVPAHFPKDEWALSNFDGGPLYEHGDPQRGEQLDWGTLVFDFGRREVRNFLVANALYWLDEFHIDGLRVDAVASMIYLDYSRPEGGWTPNIYGGRENLEAVSFLQEMNATVHKKHRGVVTIAEESTAWPGVTRPTSVGGLGFNMKWNMGWMHDTLDFLGRDPIHRSFHHHEITFSLVYAWSENYLLPISHDEVVHGKGTLWSRMPGDNFTKAAGMRGLLAYMWAHPGKQLLFMGQEFGQTREWSEERGLDWYQLDDHNDDGLHRGVLNLVSDLNSVYRANSALWTLDTSPSGYSWIDANDTENNVLSFLRYGADGSVVACIFNFSGVVHGDYRVGLPEPGRWIEILNTDAESYGGSGIGNLGEVTATSHSWHGRPSSAQVALPAHGAIWIKLER; translated from the coding sequence GTGACCGACAACCCGACGACAACCGATATTGCCTCACCGAGCAGCAATGATCTCGATTTGCTCGCCCAAGGCACACATTACGATCCACACTCGGTGCTCGGCGCACACCCAGTGCCCGGCGGAACGGCCATTCGCGCGCTCAAGCCGAACGCGGAGTCGGTGGTCGCGCGCATCGGCGGCGTCGACCATCCGTTGACTCATGTTGCGCACGGCGTGTTCAGCGTCGTCGTACCATTCACCGATTTGGTGGACTACCGACTCGTCGTCACCTGGCCGGGCGGATACACCGCCGAGTCCGCCGACGGTTACCGATTCCTCCCCACGCTGGGAGAACTGGACCTCCACCTGTTCGGTGAGGGTAGGCACGAGCGACTGTGGGACATCCTCGGTGCCCACGAGCAGAACTACACGACCCCGGACGGCGACGTCAGCGGCACCTCGTTCGCAGTGTGGGCGCCGGCTGCCGCGGGCGTGACCGTAGTCGGAAGTTTCGACGGATGGTCGGGCCAGAGTTGGCCTATGCGTGCGCTCGGATCCACCGGGGTCTGGGAGCTGTTCGTTCCCGACGTCGGACCTGGAACCATCTACAAGTATCGCGTCCACGGGTCCGATGGTGTTGTGCGTGACAAGGCCGATCCGATGGCATTCGCCACCGAGATTCCACCGGCCACCGGATCGATCGTCGCCAGCTCCGAATTCGAGTGGTCCGACGACGACTGGCTCGCAGCGCGCGCGGAGATCGAGCCGACTCGGGCACCGATGAGCGTCTACGAAGTTCACTTGGCATCTTGGCGTCCTGGCTTGGACTATCGCCAATTGGCCGTGCAACTGGCCGAGTACATGCTCGAAACCGGATTCACCCACGTCGAGTTGTTGCCGGTCGCCGAGCACCCGTTCGGTGGATCGTGGGGCTACCAGGTGACGTCCTACTACGCCCCGACCTCACGGTTCGGCAGCCCCGACGATTTCCGCTTCTTCGTCGATCACCTGCACGAGGCAGGCATCGGCGTCCTCGTCGACTGGGTGCCCGCTCACTTCCCGAAGGACGAGTGGGCACTGTCCAATTTCGACGGCGGCCCGCTCTACGAGCACGGGGATCCTCAACGCGGCGAACAACTCGACTGGGGCACGCTGGTCTTCGACTTCGGTCGTCGCGAGGTACGAAACTTCCTTGTCGCCAACGCGCTGTACTGGCTCGACGAGTTCCACATCGACGGATTGCGCGTCGACGCCGTCGCATCCATGATCTACCTCGACTACTCCCGTCCCGAGGGTGGATGGACGCCGAACATCTACGGCGGCCGCGAGAACCTCGAAGCGGTGTCGTTTCTGCAGGAAATGAACGCGACAGTGCACAAGAAGCACCGGGGCGTCGTCACCATCGCCGAAGAGTCCACTGCGTGGCCCGGCGTCACCCGTCCGACCAGTGTCGGTGGTCTCGGCTTCAACATGAAGTGGAACATGGGCTGGATGCACGACACGCTCGACTTCCTCGGGCGCGATCCGATTCACCGCAGCTTTCACCATCACGAAATCACGTTCTCGTTGGTGTATGCGTGGAGTGAGAATTACCTCTTGCCGATCAGTCACGACGAAGTCGTCCACGGCAAAGGCACGTTGTGGTCACGCATGCCCGGGGACAACTTCACGAAGGCTGCCGGCATGCGCGGGCTACTGGCGTACATGTGGGCGCACCCCGGCAAGCAGTTGCTCTTCATGGGTCAGGAATTCGGTCAGACCCGTGAGTGGTCCGAGGAGCGCGGGCTCGACTGGTACCAACTCGACGACCATAACGACGACGGTCTGCACCGCGGGGTACTGAACTTGGTCAGTGACCTCAACTCCGTCTACCGGGCGAACTCTGCTCTCTGGACTCTGGACACGTCCCCCAGCGGGTATTCGTGGATCGATGCCAACGACACCGAGAACAACGTGCTCAGCTTCTTGCGCTACGGCGCAGACGGATCTGTTGTCGCGTGTATCTTCAACTTCTCGGGAGTCGTACATGGCGACTACCGTGTCGGACTACCGGAGCCTGGTCGCTGGATCGAAATCCTCAATACGGACGCAGAGTCCTACGGGGGTTCGGGGATCGGCAATCTCGGAGAAGTAACCGCAACATCGCACTCGTGGCATGGTCGACCGTCGTCTGCACAGGTGGCGCTTCCCGCCCATGGCGCGATTTGGATAAAACTGGAGCGTTGA